The following coding sequences lie in one Hippopotamus amphibius kiboko isolate mHipAmp2 chromosome 7, mHipAmp2.hap2, whole genome shotgun sequence genomic window:
- the SOWAHC gene encoding ankyrin repeat domain-containing protein SOWAHC, whose amino-acid sequence MEGPTECGARDQPKLQHPVEGALGGLPEQRAGARGRLREPGDAAAVPCEPVDGAPSAPLGRRPRSGPAEEGARPEAPGDVSPALRPGRPAPREAAGASPQLRRGPGGADGAAAEEESAGALTLDPLEHAWMLSAADGRWDSLEGLLACEPGLLAKRDFITGFTCLHWAAKHGRQELLALLVRFAGQHRLPVNINARTSGGYTALHLAAMHGHVEVVKLLVGAYDADVDVRDYSGRKASQYLSPSTAEEIRTLVGALDEDEVESAAGSGGGRWRLSRVLPSNLISGRLSHALEDGGDHHHHHHHHHHHLAEGLAAGKAKEPSRKASGSSSGRMKPRLNRIRFRTQIIHTTPSFRDPEQPLEEGEDEEEDRSLKGHSSSFKLRPKSNVFG is encoded by the coding sequence ATGGAGGGTCCGACGGAGTGCGGGGCCCGGGACCAGCCCAAGCTGCAGCATCCCGTCGAGGGCGCCTTGGGCGGGCTGCCCGAGCAGCGCGCCGGTGCCCGCGGCCGCCTCAGGGAGCCGGGGGACGCGGCGGCCGTCCCCTGCGAACCCGTGGACGGCGCCCCGAGCGCGCCCCTGGGGAGGCGGCCCCGCAGCGGCCCCGCGGAGGAAGGCGCGCGGCCCGAGGCGCCGGGGGATGTGTCCCCCGCGCTGCGGCCCGGCCGCCCCGCGCCTCGGGAGGCGGCAGGCGCCTCCCCGCAGCTGCGGCGCGGCCCCGGAGGCGCCGACGGCGCGGCGGCCGAGGAGGAGAGCGCGGGCGCGCTGACGCTGGACCCGCTGGAGCACGCGTGGATGCTGTCGGCCGCCGACGGCCGCTGGGACAGCCTGGAGGGGCTGCTGGCCTGCGAGCCCGGCCTGCTGGCGAAGCGCGACTTCATCACCGGCTTCACCTGCCTGCATTGGGCGGCCAAGCACGGCCGGCAGGAGCTGCTGGCCCTGCTGGTGCGCTTCGCCGGCCAGCACCGGCTGCCGGTGAACATCAACGCGCGCACGAGCGGCGGCTACACCGCGCTGCACCTGGCGGCCATGCACGGGCACGTGGAGGTGGTGAAGCTGCTGGTCGGGGCCTACGACGCGGACGTGGACGTGCGCGATTACAGCGGCAGGAAGGCCTCGCAGTACCTGAGCCCCAGCACCGCAGAGGAGATCCGGACCCTGGTGGGCGCCCTGGACGAGGACGAAGTCGAGAGCGCggcaggcagtgggggagggCGCTGGAGGCTCTCGAGGGTTCTGCCCTCGAACCTCATCTCCGGCAGGCTCTCGCACGCGCTGGAGGACGGCGgggatcaccaccaccaccaccaccatcatcaccatcacctggCCGAGGGATTGGCTGCGGGGAAAGCAAAGGAGCCCAGTCGCAAAGCCTCTGGCAGCTCTAGTGGGCGGATGAAACCCAGACTCAACAGAATCCGCTTCCGAACTCAGATCATCCACACTACACCCTCTTTCAGAGACCCGGAGCAgcccctggaggagggggaggatgaagaggaggacCGGTCTCTTAAAGGCCACTCATCCTCATTCAAATTGAGACCCAAGTCCAATGTATTTgggtaa